GTGTCCGAAAATTCCGCGGGGTCCTGTTTTCGCGCCAAAGGCCGGATGGCGAGGCGCGACGAAGGAGAATATCCTCCCTGGATCTTCGACTGAGGAGCAACGAAAGCCAGGCGGCCTTTGGCGCGAAAACCCTCCGGGCGGCGGGTCTTTTGCCTGCGGCCTGCGTTAGCTCGTTCCTTACAGCCCGCTACGGGGATGCTCGGACCTCGCCGCCTTGGCCGCAGCCAAAATCCCTCGCCGCAGGACCCCACGGAATTTTGAAGCAGGCTCTCAATAGGAATCGCTGCATGCGCTCAACGGCGATTGAATCACAGCCTGGCTTCAGAAGGAATATGAGTGTTTCGCCATGTTTCTGGCTGGCGCATCGCCGAATGAGGACTGGCACTTGGCGGTCGTGCCGCCTGCGATTTGTTCCGGCGGAACCTTTGAGAATAGCCCAGTGTTTCAAACGCTGGGTTAGCGGAGTCGGAGCGTCGAGTCGTAGGGACGTCTGCGAGGTTCAGCAACGAACCAGCTTCAAACCCGCGGCGGCCGCCAGCTTCTGCTGCCGTTCATCAAAGGTCAAAAAGTGGCGGACTTTGAGTTCCAGCGCGCAGGCGACATGCAGGACGTCCAGCGAACGCGTCCCCAGTTTCGGCGTGTGGTTCCGGCTCAATTCTGCGGCGCGATTCAATGCCGCTCGCCACAAAATGTCCGCTTGACGAAGGCGCCCGTTCGCAAAGTCGTCGGCCAAATCCGCCAGGGCTTCCGCCAAGCCCTGTTCGTTGAGGTGCCCGAGGAAGGCGCACCGGCAGATAGCGTTGATCACTTCGGTCCGGCCGTGATGCGTCACCGGCAGCGCGTCGCCGATTTTCGCCCGCCAAGCGGAGATTTCGCGGGAACCAGCCTGATGGATATACAAGCGCGCCAGCCCACTGGGATCCACATAAACCTCCTCAGCGGTCACCGCGTTCCTCCTCCCAAAACCGCCGAGTCTCCTCCGCGGGCATCGGCTTCGGCTGACGCTTCAATAGGCGCGCGTAGTAATCCAGCGGGCGTCGGCGCTTCGGGGGTTGAGAGATTACGGCTTTCAGCACATAAGCTGGCGCACCGTGATCGGTGATCACGATCTCGCCGTGCTGTTCGATCTTCTTTTTCACGGAACGAAAGTCGGTCCGCAATTCCCGGATGGTCGCGGTATGGGCGCTCATATGTGAAACATGCGTGTTTCACAGGCTCTGTCAAGTCGCCGCTCCCGAAGGCTGGAATGTCGTTTGGCCCGGTTCCACCACCGCCGGCAGACGAACCGTGAAACAGGATCCCTTTCCAGATTCGCTCTCCACAGTGAGTTCGCCGCCCATCATTAGCGCGAACTTCTTGCAGAGCGCGAGGCCCAGGCCTGTGCCGCCGTACTTTTTCGATGTGCTCGCATCGGCTTGGGTGAAGGCCTGAAAGAGCTTCGCGAGTTGCTCCGGCGTCATGCCGATGCCGGTGTCGCTGACGCGGAAAGTGATGAGGGGATAGGGGTTAGTGGTCAGTGGAGCACTCGGTGCGTCGCTTTGGCTTCTGCTAGCCACTAACCCCTTATCACTCGTCACTGTTATCGTGCGCTCACCCTCACCCCGGCCCTCTCCCGCTGGGAGAGGGAGAATGGTTTGCCGCGCCGGGTTGGATTCGGGCGCGCTGGTCTCAGCGCGCGCGCTGCCTTCTCCCTCGCCCTCAGGGAGAGGGCTGGGGTGAGGGTGAGCGGCGGCACGTTCCTGCGCTCTGGATTTCAGTAGCGTGCCGGAACGCACCTCTCCCACTTCAACGTTCGATGTTCGATGTTCGTCCGACCTCCAAACGTATCACGCCATTGCTCGTAAACTTGCACGCATTGCTCAGCAGATTGAACAACGTCTGGCGCAGCTTCGTTTGATCCGACCGCATCAAGCCGATGTCCGCAGGGCACTGCACCTCCAGGCAATTGGAATTCTTCGACACGAGCGGCTGCACGGTCGCCGCCACTTCATTCACCAACCTCGCCAGGTCGAACTCCTCGAGGAACAACGTCATCTTGCCCGCTTCAATCTTGGACAAATCCAGAATGTCATTGACCAAGCTGAGTTGATGCTTGGCGGCCGCCTGGATTTTTTTGAGATCAGGCACGAGCGCTTTCTGGCCCATGTCTTCGAGTTCTTCCTGCACCATCTCTGAATAACCAATGATCGCATTAAGCGGCGTGCGCAACTCGTGACTCATGCTGGCCAGGAAATGCGACTTGGCCTGGTTGGCGGAGTCGGCGGATTCTTTGGCCTCCTCGGCCACCTTGCGCGCCGCTTCCAGTTGCACGTTTTTCGCCGCCAAATCGAAAGAGGCTTTCTCCGCTGTTTCCCGGGCATTGTGTTCCTCTTCGAGCAAGCGTTCCCGCAAGCGCGCGGCCTCGCGCCGTTTCGCCGAGTAAAGCCAGCCCGCCGTGATTCCCCAAGCCAGCAACCCCAAAACTCCCCCGCCCACCGGCGCCATGATCCAGGC
The DNA window shown above is from Verrucomicrobiota bacterium and carries:
- a CDS encoding type II toxin-antitoxin system VapC family toxin, with the translated sequence MTAEEVYVDPSGLARLYIHQAGSREISAWRAKIGDALPVTHHGRTEVINAICRCAFLGHLNEQGLAEALADLADDFANGRLRQADILWRAALNRAAELSRNHTPKLGTRSLDVLHVACALELKVRHFLTFDERQQKLAAAAGLKLVRC
- a CDS encoding type II toxin-antitoxin system Phd/YefM family antitoxin, with protein sequence MSAHTATIRELRTDFRSVKKKIEQHGEIVITDHGAPAYVLKAVISQPPKRRRPLDYYARLLKRQPKPMPAEETRRFWEEERGDR